The following coding sequences are from one Polynucleobacter sp. JS-JIR-II-50 window:
- a CDS encoding glycine zipper family protein, producing the protein MNKLLALCSLVVGVTVGCAGANVRPLVDMKGVNEATYESDLKDCQNYAQQQSGMGSTAAKGAGAGAVVGGLLGLVTGGNGSGIAQAAGAGAVIGGAGGAFSGNQAQEAVVKRCLSGRGYKVLN; encoded by the coding sequence ATGAATAAGTTACTTGCCCTATGTTCTCTGGTGGTTGGTGTGACGGTTGGATGTGCTGGTGCGAATGTTCGCCCCCTTGTGGATATGAAGGGCGTCAATGAGGCTACTTATGAGAGCGATTTAAAAGACTGTCAAAACTATGCTCAACAACAATCAGGAATGGGTTCTACAGCTGCTAAAGGAGCTGGTGCTGGCGCGGTAGTTGGTGGTCTGCTGGGATTGGTTACTGGCGGCAACGGATCAGGAATTGCGCAGGCTGCCGGAGCTGGCGCTGTAATTGGTGGTGCGGGTGGCGCGTTTAGCGGAAACCAAGCTCAAGAGGCTGTTGTAAAGAGATGTTTAAGTGGTCGCGGTTACAAGGTTTTGAACTAA
- a CDS encoding potassium transporter Kup, producing MSVSNPEFSESSLLRPVEISREDHPHKKGASISLMFAAIGVVFGDIGTSPLYALKECFSPEHGIPFSADAVYGVISMVFWAFAIVVSLKYVLFVMRANNHGEGGILALMALALRTAPVNSKRSLLIIMAGVFGACMFYGDAIITPAISVLSAVEGLEVISSDLTRYVIPITIFILVILFFIQKTGTDLVGKLFGPIMMVWFVAIGLMGVHQVILNPAIFAAINPLFAIRFLIEHSLQGFIVLGAVFLVLTGAEALYADMGHFGLKPIRMGWFFIVMPCLLLNYFGQGAMFLNNPETITNPFFLMVPEFLVFPLVILATAATVIASQAVISGAFSMTSQAILLGFVPRMKVRHTSDKEIGQIYMPLVNWTLLILVIAVVLAFKQSANLAAAYGIAVTTTMIVTTFLAAIVMRVVWRWNSLLVALVIGSFLIVDLAFLTANLLKIMEGGWFPLLLGAACFLLLMTWYQGRKILRHNAMNNGIELKSFIEALMQHPPHRVEGTAVFLTAHVDYVPVSFLHNLKHNHVLHERVFFLKVSIWDVPYVKDSERITLRDLGNGIYVVRAVYGFNETPDMGQIIELIEKSSDLKFDLMNTSFFLSRDTIVSTEIPGMAIWREKLFCWMYQNAGRQSDFFKIPANRLVELGAKVEI from the coding sequence ATGTCAGTTAGCAATCCTGAGTTTTCAGAATCATCCTTATTGCGGCCTGTAGAGATTTCTCGAGAGGATCATCCTCACAAGAAGGGCGCCTCAATTTCGTTAATGTTCGCTGCTATCGGTGTTGTCTTCGGCGACATTGGCACAAGCCCCTTGTATGCGCTGAAAGAATGTTTTAGTCCTGAGCACGGCATTCCGTTTTCTGCTGATGCTGTTTACGGTGTGATCTCAATGGTATTTTGGGCTTTTGCGATTGTGGTTTCCCTGAAGTATGTTTTATTCGTGATGCGCGCAAACAATCATGGTGAGGGCGGTATTTTGGCGCTGATGGCCCTAGCTTTAAGAACGGCCCCTGTAAATTCCAAGCGTTCACTTCTAATCATTATGGCGGGCGTGTTCGGCGCCTGTATGTTCTATGGCGATGCCATCATTACCCCAGCAATTTCCGTGCTTTCTGCTGTTGAAGGTCTTGAGGTGATATCCAGTGATTTAACGCGTTATGTCATACCAATCACCATTTTTATTCTAGTCATCCTCTTTTTTATTCAAAAGACTGGAACTGATCTGGTTGGCAAGCTTTTTGGCCCGATCATGATGGTCTGGTTTGTTGCTATTGGATTGATGGGGGTGCATCAAGTCATCCTCAACCCAGCAATTTTTGCAGCCATCAACCCCCTATTTGCTATTCGTTTCTTGATCGAGCATTCATTGCAAGGCTTTATTGTTTTGGGCGCAGTCTTCCTGGTATTGACTGGTGCTGAGGCTTTGTATGCTGATATGGGTCATTTTGGACTCAAGCCTATTCGTATGGGCTGGTTTTTTATTGTCATGCCTTGTTTGCTTCTGAATTACTTTGGTCAAGGCGCGATGTTCTTAAATAATCCTGAGACTATTACCAATCCATTCTTCTTAATGGTGCCAGAATTTCTAGTATTTCCTTTGGTGATATTGGCTACCGCTGCAACTGTGATCGCATCTCAAGCGGTGATTTCTGGCGCGTTCTCAATGACCAGCCAAGCAATTTTGTTAGGTTTTGTACCGCGTATGAAGGTGCGTCACACCTCCGATAAAGAGATTGGTCAGATCTATATGCCGCTGGTGAACTGGACTCTGTTGATTCTGGTGATCGCTGTAGTCTTGGCGTTTAAGCAATCTGCAAACTTAGCAGCCGCATACGGTATTGCTGTTACTACCACAATGATCGTGACCACATTCTTAGCGGCAATTGTGATGAGAGTGGTTTGGCGTTGGAACTCGCTGCTCGTTGCTTTGGTAATCGGATCTTTCTTGATTGTTGATTTAGCTTTCTTAACTGCTAATCTTTTAAAGATTATGGAAGGCGGCTGGTTCCCACTGCTACTCGGTGCCGCATGCTTCTTATTGCTAATGACTTGGTATCAAGGACGTAAGATTTTGCGCCATAACGCAATGAATAACGGTATTGAGCTCAAGAGCTTTATTGAGGCTTTGATGCAGCATCCTCCGCATCGCGTAGAGGGGACGGCTGTTTTCTTGACGGCCCACGTAGATTACGTACCAGTTTCTTTCTTGCACAATTTGAAGCACAACCACGTATTGCACGAAAGGGTATTTTTCCTCAAGGTCAGCATTTGGGATGTGCCCTACGTAAAAGATAGTGAGCGTATTACCTTGCGCGACCTTGGTAATGGCATCTACGTTGTCCGTGCGGTGTACGGATTCAATGAAACGCCGGACATGGGTCAAATTATTGAGTTAATTGAAAAATCCTCCGATCTGAAGTTTGATTTGATGAACACCTCATTTTTCTTGTCGCGCGATACCATCGTCTCTACTGAAATCCCTGGCATGGCTATTTGGCGCGAAAAATTATTCTGCTGGATGTATCAGAACGCTGGACGTCAGTCAGACTTCTTTAAGATTCCTGCAAATCGCTTGGTTGAGTTGGGTGCAAAGGTCGAGATTTGA
- the radA gene encoding DNA repair protein RadA, with protein sequence MAKVKTVYICQSCGGTSAKWQGQCPSCQAWNTLEEGLPETTSNARFQGLAQSLPRQKLSAISAEDLPRFSTGVEEFDRVLGGGLVPGGVVLLGGDPGIGKSTLLLQALAEMSSAGMNVLYSSGEESAAQIALRAKRIALDAPQLEVLAEIQLEKLISIMDTVKPQVLVVDSIQTLYSEVLSSAPGSVAQVRECAAQLTRAAKSSGICVLMVGHVTKDGHLAGPRVLEHIVDTVLYFEGDTHSSFRLVRSIKNRFGAVNELGVFAMTEKGLRGVTNPSAIFLSQHEQMVPGACVLVTQEGSRPLLVEIQALVDTAHVPNPRRLAVGLEQARLAMLLAVLHRHAGVACFDQDVFLNAVGGVKISEPAADLAVLLAIQSSIRNRALPKELIVFGEVGLAGEIRPCPRGQERLKEAAKLGFTVAIIPKANMPKTKIPGLKVIPVERIDQAIAAAAELS encoded by the coding sequence TTGGCTAAAGTAAAAACAGTTTATATTTGCCAGTCTTGTGGTGGCACCTCTGCTAAGTGGCAGGGCCAGTGCCCATCTTGTCAGGCCTGGAATACTTTGGAAGAGGGTTTACCTGAGACGACATCTAATGCTCGCTTCCAGGGCTTGGCGCAATCACTTCCAAGACAAAAGTTATCCGCCATTAGCGCCGAAGACTTGCCGAGATTCAGCACGGGCGTTGAAGAGTTTGATCGCGTACTAGGTGGTGGCCTGGTTCCAGGTGGCGTGGTACTTTTGGGCGGTGATCCAGGAATTGGTAAATCCACTTTGCTACTGCAGGCTTTAGCAGAGATGAGTTCTGCGGGTATGAATGTGCTTTATAGCAGTGGCGAAGAATCCGCTGCGCAGATTGCTCTGCGTGCTAAGCGCATCGCATTAGATGCGCCTCAGCTTGAGGTGTTGGCTGAGATTCAGTTGGAAAAACTGATTTCGATTATGGATACCGTGAAGCCACAAGTATTGGTGGTGGATTCGATTCAGACTTTGTACTCAGAGGTATTAAGTTCGGCTCCGGGCTCTGTAGCGCAGGTGCGCGAGTGCGCAGCTCAATTAACCCGAGCCGCTAAATCAAGTGGCATCTGTGTGCTGATGGTCGGGCACGTTACAAAGGATGGGCATCTCGCTGGTCCTAGAGTCTTAGAACACATTGTCGATACTGTTTTGTATTTTGAGGGTGATACCCATTCCTCTTTCCGATTAGTACGTTCGATTAAAAATCGTTTTGGCGCTGTCAATGAGTTGGGCGTATTCGCGATGACTGAAAAAGGTCTGCGCGGTGTAACTAATCCGTCGGCGATTTTTCTGTCGCAGCATGAGCAAATGGTTCCGGGGGCTTGTGTATTGGTTACGCAAGAGGGCAGTAGACCTTTGTTGGTAGAGATTCAGGCTTTAGTTGATACAGCGCATGTGCCCAATCCCCGTCGTTTAGCCGTTGGCTTGGAGCAAGCTCGTTTAGCCATGCTTTTAGCAGTGCTACATCGCCATGCTGGCGTCGCTTGCTTTGATCAAGATGTTTTCTTAAATGCGGTAGGTGGCGTCAAGATTTCTGAGCCGGCTGCTGACTTAGCTGTTCTTCTGGCTATTCAGTCTTCGATTCGCAATCGCGCATTGCCAAAAGAGTTGATTGTCTTTGGTGAAGTTGGTTTGGCTGGTGAGATTCGTCCTTGCCCTCGTGGTCAAGAACGCTTGAAAGAAGCTGCTAAATTGGGCTTCACTGTGGCCATCATTCCAAAAGCGAATATGCCAAAGACCAAGATTCCGGGATTGAAGGTAATTCCGGTGGAGCGAATTGATCAAGCTATTGCTGCTGCTGCCGAGCTTAGTTAA
- the prmB gene encoding 50S ribosomal protein L3 N(5)-glutamine methyltransferase, with translation MDPESQQHLTVNQCINQIAQMLEAANLHYGHGAIDAQSEALWIVSKQLNLSPAEALDHLDDAISDEQQQNASAVANARISTRKPLAYILGEAWLMGVPFFCSEQSIVPRSWIAELIADGSLETWLPADGKALDLCTGNGSLAILLALSCPDIHVSACDISMPALSVAARNVDRHGLSSQIELLDGDLWDALPEPNEDNLFDLIICNPPYVNAASMHALPAEYHAEPELALAGGEDGMDIIRRIIASAPDYLSERGAILLEIGNEYEHFKRAFPQIPAIWMEVSAGEEQVLLIQAEDLR, from the coding sequence ATGGACCCTGAGTCTCAGCAACACCTCACAGTAAACCAGTGCATCAATCAGATTGCACAAATGCTCGAAGCAGCAAACTTACATTACGGCCACGGAGCAATTGATGCCCAAAGTGAAGCTTTGTGGATTGTGAGCAAACAACTTAATCTCAGCCCAGCAGAAGCGTTAGATCACCTGGATGATGCAATATCCGATGAGCAGCAGCAAAACGCATCCGCCGTTGCCAACGCCAGAATCTCGACACGTAAACCACTCGCCTACATCTTGGGTGAAGCCTGGCTGATGGGCGTGCCTTTTTTCTGCAGCGAGCAAAGTATTGTTCCGCGCTCCTGGATTGCAGAACTTATAGCTGATGGTTCACTAGAGACCTGGTTGCCAGCTGATGGCAAAGCGCTTGATCTTTGCACTGGTAATGGCTCGCTAGCAATTCTCTTGGCCCTGTCATGCCCGGATATTCATGTGAGCGCGTGCGATATCAGCATGCCCGCACTCTCTGTTGCCGCCCGTAATGTGGATCGTCATGGCCTAAGCTCTCAAATAGAGCTATTAGATGGCGATCTTTGGGATGCTTTGCCAGAACCAAATGAAGATAACCTTTTTGATCTGATTATCTGTAATCCACCATACGTGAATGCCGCTTCCATGCATGCGCTCCCTGCTGAATATCACGCGGAGCCAGAATTGGCTTTAGCTGGTGGAGAGGATGGCATGGACATCATCAGGCGCATTATTGCTTCAGCACCCGATTACCTATCTGAGCGCGGCGCTATTTTGCTCGAGATTGGTAATGAGTATGAGCATTTCAAAAGGGCTTTCCCGCAAATTCCCGCAATCTGGATGGAAGTCTCCGCAGGAGAAGAGCAAGTCTTATTAATTCAAGCAGAAGACTTGCGCTAA
- the dapE gene encoding succinyl-diaminopimelate desuccinylase: MSATLELTEALIACHSVTPADGGCQDLIAKRLQAIGFHTESVVSGPENFQVTNLWAIKKGAAGDQGKVLVFAGHTDVVPTGPLEKWTNNPFTPTIRDGMLYGRGAADMKTSLAGFVVATEEFVTTHPDHQGTIAFLITSDEEGPANDGTVIMCDRLQKQGQRLDYCVIGEPTSVDRLGDMIKNGRRGSLSGKLKVKGIQAHIAYPHLGKNPIHLSAPAISALVETEWDKGNEYFQPTSFQISNVHAGTGANNVIPGELVIDFNFRFSTESKPEQLRERLEKILKDAGLEFEIDWVLGGSPFITGDGDLAGALRKAIKAEANIDTELSTTGGTSDGRFIAKICKEVVEFGPLNATSHKIDECVIVDDVVPLKNIYRKTLEQLIA; this comes from the coding sequence ATGAGCGCCACACTTGAGCTCACCGAAGCTCTCATCGCCTGCCATTCCGTAACCCCGGCCGATGGTGGCTGCCAAGATTTAATTGCTAAACGTCTTCAAGCAATTGGTTTTCATACCGAGAGCGTGGTGAGTGGCCCTGAAAATTTTCAGGTAACCAACTTGTGGGCAATTAAAAAAGGTGCAGCTGGCGATCAAGGCAAAGTCTTGGTATTTGCAGGCCATACCGATGTAGTGCCTACAGGCCCATTAGAGAAGTGGACAAACAACCCCTTTACCCCAACCATTCGTGACGGCATGCTTTATGGTCGTGGCGCAGCGGATATGAAAACATCCCTCGCTGGTTTTGTGGTTGCTACAGAAGAGTTTGTCACTACACACCCAGATCATCAGGGCACCATTGCTTTCTTAATCACTAGCGATGAAGAAGGTCCCGCTAACGATGGCACAGTCATTATGTGCGATCGTCTACAAAAACAAGGTCAGCGTTTGGACTACTGCGTCATTGGTGAACCGACTTCAGTTGATCGGCTTGGCGACATGATTAAGAATGGTCGTCGGGGCTCTCTGTCAGGAAAGCTCAAGGTGAAAGGTATTCAGGCGCACATTGCTTACCCTCACCTTGGCAAGAATCCAATTCATCTTTCTGCGCCAGCAATTTCTGCATTAGTAGAAACTGAATGGGACAAAGGTAATGAATACTTCCAACCCACCAGCTTTCAGATCTCCAACGTGCATGCTGGCACCGGTGCTAATAACGTGATTCCTGGTGAGTTGGTGATCGACTTTAACTTCCGCTTCTCCACCGAGAGTAAGCCAGAGCAACTCCGTGAGCGTCTAGAAAAGATTTTGAAGGATGCCGGTTTAGAGTTTGAGATTGACTGGGTATTGGGCGGTAGCCCGTTCATCACTGGTGATGGTGATCTGGCTGGAGCATTACGCAAGGCCATCAAAGCAGAAGCCAACATTGATACAGAACTTTCCACTACTGGTGGTACCAGTGATGGCCGCTTTATCGCCAAGATTTGCAAAGAGGTCGTGGAGTTTGGCCCCCTCAATGCGACTAGTCACAAGATTGATGAGTGTGTCATCGTTGACGATGTCGTGCCACTCAAAAATATCTATCGCAAGACCCTCGAACAGTTAATCGCTTGA
- the dapD gene encoding 2,3,4,5-tetrahydropyridine-2,6-dicarboxylate N-succinyltransferase yields the protein MSQSPQNIIEQAWENRANLSPDSAPGDVRNAVNAVLEGLNAGTIRVAERRDVGKWEVNQWVKKAVLLSFRLEDNQPMSAGGFTQFYDKVPSKFENYTAADFAAGGFRVVPPAMARRGSFIGKNAVLMPSYVNIGAYVGEGTMVDTWATVGSCAQIGKNVHLSGGVGIGGVLEPIQAGPVIIEDNCFIGARSEVVEGVVIEENAVLSMGVYIGQSTKIYDRETGEVHYGRVPAGSVVVPGSLPSACGKYSLYAAIIVKKVDAQTRAKTAINELLRD from the coding sequence ATGAGCCAATCACCACAAAACATCATTGAACAAGCCTGGGAAAACCGCGCAAACCTCTCTCCAGATAGCGCCCCTGGGGATGTCCGTAATGCCGTAAATGCCGTGTTAGAGGGCCTTAATGCCGGTACTATTCGCGTGGCTGAGCGCCGTGACGTCGGTAAGTGGGAAGTAAATCAATGGGTTAAGAAGGCCGTTTTGCTTTCTTTCCGCCTCGAAGACAATCAACCTATGAGTGCTGGTGGGTTTACCCAGTTCTACGATAAGGTTCCTAGCAAGTTTGAAAACTACACTGCCGCCGACTTTGCTGCTGGTGGATTCCGCGTGGTTCCCCCTGCCATGGCCCGCCGCGGCTCATTTATCGGCAAAAACGCTGTTTTAATGCCTTCCTACGTCAATATTGGCGCCTATGTTGGTGAAGGCACGATGGTCGATACCTGGGCAACCGTAGGTTCTTGCGCCCAAATTGGCAAAAACGTTCACCTTTCTGGCGGCGTTGGTATTGGCGGTGTTTTGGAGCCAATCCAAGCTGGCCCAGTGATTATTGAAGATAACTGCTTTATTGGCGCCCGCTCTGAGGTGGTTGAAGGCGTTGTAATCGAAGAAAACGCTGTTTTATCTATGGGTGTCTATATTGGCCAAAGCACCAAAATTTATGACCGCGAAACTGGCGAAGTGCACTACGGTCGCGTTCCAGCTGGTTCAGTAGTTGTTCCAGGCTCACTTCCTTCTGCTTGCGGCAAGTACAGCTTGTATGCCGCAATCATTGTTAAGAAGGTTGATGCTCAAACAAGAGCAAAGACAGCTATTAACGAATTACTCCGCGACTAA
- the smc gene encoding chromosome segregation protein SMC produces MQLKSIKLSGFKSFVDPTHFEMPGQLIGVVGPNGCGKSNIIDAVRWVLGESRASELRGESMQDVIFNGSGLRKPSGRASVELIFDNTEGRAQGQWSAFTELGIKRVLTRDGNSSYYVNNQVVRRKDIQDIFLGTGMGPRGYAIIGQGTINRILEAKPEELRVFLEEAAGVSKYKERRKETASRLEDTVENLTRVEDILRELDQQLTRLEKQATVAERHAELSTQMKSQQQLLWFVRQTEAGKEQERHANGIRDTQVGLEEQTAKLRHVEAELETMRTQQYALQDKVSQAQGDLYQTNSDVSQVEAQILYVQEARQRLQQQTQDLQAQLQRWTVQETDAAQAQRTTEYELSLAAEKEQTLLADLNGLQEQMPSREEAYQNASRELNSARDSVASIEQRLASLGERLRSMSAQSDELKGRETRLVGEFDGLRRPDAEALQTAIDRQVMAARKVEEAKQRAVETQQRVPAADEARNTAQQQIQVANQDLAQTEAKLTALTALQASVQAQGKIGPWLESKGLKESKRLWQELKVESGWETALESVLRERLAAVTAKSVQETLALANDAPPSRLAILLTEEITPAHTSAPADFTPLLSRVQSAGAPRLTSVLQEWLDKIYIASSLEDALHRREKLPAGGAFVTQQGHLVSRVGVQLYAADSEQAGMLARAQEMESLEKQLRAQQLMQSELKGELDQCVANYQAAHQAAEQARENAEHAVQESHGFEVERMQLTQAEEQYSQRAAQIQGELSELRQQMEQVSQTQEQSAAELLESEESKEGLQEALQVAQEKLERSTEERDRLRESLRSAEMSAQEAAFATRSLQQRITDLQRDQSTARTQIMEIQDKHDAAAQELETLSDEEAQDKLQGLLLARSAREAALANARTEQDALLHQLREADESRMQVERSLQPMRDKVVDLQLREQAARLNFEQFATLLSDAEADLTALEANFSADLKVGALQSEVNRLNTEIQSLGPVNMAALDELSSSRERKQFLDAQSADLNEAMQTLTDAIAKIDAETRDLLQGTFDQVNTHFGKLFPELFGGGHAELVMTGEEILDSGVQVMAQPPGKKNSSIYLLSGGEKALTAIALVFSLFLLNPAPFCLLDEVDAPLDDANTLRYANLVAKMSDKTQFLFISHNKITMEIAHQLIGVTMQEQGVSRIVAVDISSAVSMVEAA; encoded by the coding sequence GTGCAACTGAAATCCATCAAACTTTCCGGCTTTAAGTCTTTCGTAGACCCAACCCATTTTGAAATGCCTGGCCAACTCATTGGCGTTGTGGGTCCTAACGGTTGCGGAAAGTCGAACATTATTGACGCCGTCCGCTGGGTTTTGGGAGAATCCCGTGCCAGCGAATTGCGTGGCGAATCGATGCAGGACGTTATTTTTAATGGCTCTGGTTTACGTAAGCCATCTGGCCGCGCTAGTGTTGAACTCATTTTTGATAACACTGAAGGGCGCGCTCAAGGTCAGTGGAGTGCTTTTACAGAATTAGGTATCAAACGCGTTTTAACTCGTGATGGAAATTCGAGCTATTACGTTAATAACCAAGTAGTACGTCGTAAAGATATTCAAGATATTTTCTTGGGCACCGGTATGGGTCCAAGAGGTTACGCCATTATTGGTCAAGGCACGATCAACCGTATTCTGGAAGCGAAGCCAGAAGAGTTGCGTGTGTTCTTGGAAGAGGCTGCTGGTGTTTCTAAATACAAAGAGCGCCGCAAAGAAACTGCCTCACGTTTAGAGGACACTGTAGAAAATTTAACGCGAGTTGAAGATATCTTGCGAGAGCTTGATCAGCAACTCACTCGCTTAGAAAAACAAGCGACTGTTGCTGAGCGTCACGCTGAGCTTTCTACACAGATGAAGTCTCAGCAACAACTGCTTTGGTTTGTGCGTCAGACCGAGGCCGGGAAAGAGCAAGAGCGCCATGCGAACGGTATCCGCGATACGCAAGTTGGCTTGGAAGAGCAGACCGCTAAGCTGCGCCACGTCGAGGCTGAGCTAGAAACCATGCGTACACAACAGTACGCATTACAAGATAAAGTTTCTCAAGCGCAAGGTGATTTATATCAAACCAATTCTGACGTCAGTCAGGTTGAGGCGCAGATTCTTTATGTGCAAGAAGCGCGTCAACGTTTGCAGCAACAAACTCAGGATCTACAAGCGCAGTTACAGCGCTGGACTGTGCAAGAAACAGATGCAGCACAAGCGCAGCGTACTACTGAGTATGAGTTGTCTTTAGCTGCTGAAAAAGAACAAACACTCTTAGCGGATTTAAATGGTTTGCAAGAGCAAATGCCAAGTCGTGAAGAGGCATATCAAAATGCCTCACGTGAACTCAATAGCGCACGTGATTCAGTTGCTTCTATTGAGCAACGTTTAGCCAGTTTGGGTGAGCGCCTGCGTTCAATGTCAGCTCAGTCAGATGAATTGAAGGGGCGCGAGACTCGCCTTGTTGGTGAATTCGATGGCTTACGTCGTCCTGATGCTGAAGCTTTACAAACAGCAATAGATCGTCAGGTCATGGCTGCCCGTAAAGTGGAAGAGGCTAAGCAGCGCGCTGTTGAAACCCAACAACGCGTCCCGGCTGCTGATGAAGCCCGTAATACTGCTCAACAACAGATTCAAGTAGCTAATCAAGATCTTGCTCAAACTGAAGCCAAGTTGACCGCATTGACTGCCTTGCAGGCCAGCGTCCAGGCTCAAGGGAAGATTGGACCTTGGCTTGAAAGTAAGGGTCTTAAAGAGAGTAAGCGCCTCTGGCAAGAGCTCAAAGTAGAAAGTGGCTGGGAAACTGCGCTGGAATCTGTACTGCGTGAGCGTTTGGCTGCGGTGACCGCAAAGAGCGTACAAGAAACATTGGCCTTGGCTAATGATGCCCCTCCAAGTCGTTTAGCAATTTTGCTCACCGAAGAAATCACGCCAGCACATACCTCAGCTCCTGCGGACTTCACGCCATTATTGAGTCGCGTGCAAAGTGCAGGCGCCCCAAGACTGACATCTGTATTGCAAGAGTGGTTAGACAAGATCTACATTGCTAGCAGTCTTGAAGATGCTTTGCATCGCCGTGAAAAATTACCGGCTGGTGGCGCATTTGTTACCCAACAAGGTCATTTAGTGAGTCGTGTTGGCGTACAACTATATGCAGCTGATTCTGAGCAAGCTGGTATGTTGGCGCGTGCTCAAGAGATGGAAAGTCTTGAGAAGCAATTGCGCGCACAACAACTCATGCAAAGTGAGCTCAAGGGTGAGTTGGATCAATGTGTTGCTAACTATCAAGCAGCTCACCAAGCAGCAGAACAAGCTCGTGAGAATGCAGAACATGCTGTTCAAGAATCACACGGCTTTGAAGTGGAAAGAATGCAGTTGACTCAAGCTGAAGAGCAATACAGTCAACGTGCAGCGCAGATTCAGGGTGAATTAAGTGAGTTGCGCCAACAGATGGAGCAAGTGAGTCAGACCCAAGAGCAGTCTGCTGCTGAGTTGCTTGAATCTGAAGAATCTAAAGAAGGCTTGCAAGAAGCTTTGCAAGTAGCGCAAGAAAAATTAGAGCGCTCTACTGAAGAGCGCGATCGTTTGCGTGAGTCACTCCGTTCTGCTGAAATGTCTGCTCAAGAGGCGGCCTTTGCAACGCGTTCATTGCAACAGCGCATCACTGATTTGCAACGTGATCAAAGTACCGCCCGTACTCAGATCATGGAAATTCAGGATAAGCATGATGCCGCCGCTCAAGAACTAGAAACTCTGAGCGACGAAGAGGCCCAAGATAAATTACAAGGTCTATTACTAGCCCGCAGTGCACGTGAAGCAGCTTTGGCAAATGCTCGTACTGAGCAGGATGCTTTATTACATCAGTTGCGCGAAGCCGATGAGTCCCGTATGCAAGTTGAGCGCAGCCTACAGCCAATGCGTGACAAAGTGGTGGATTTGCAATTGCGTGAGCAGGCTGCTCGTTTGAACTTTGAGCAATTTGCCACATTGTTATCTGATGCAGAGGCTGACCTTACTGCACTTGAGGCAAATTTCAGTGCCGACTTAAAAGTTGGCGCCTTGCAGAGCGAAGTTAATCGCTTGAATACTGAAATTCAGTCTTTAGGCCCAGTCAATATGGCTGCTTTGGATGAGTTATCAAGCTCTCGTGAGCGCAAGCAGTTCTTGGATGCGCAGTCTGCCGACTTGAATGAAGCAATGCAGACTCTGACAGATGCGATCGCCAAAATCGATGCTGAAACACGAGACTTATTACAGGGCACTTTTGACCAGGTCAATACCCACTTCGGCAAGCTCTTCCCTGAGCTGTTCGGTGGCGGTCATGCTGAATTGGTAATGACTGGTGAAGAGATTTTGGATTCTGGTGTACAGGTCATGGCCCAGCCTCCTGGTAAGAAAAACAGTTCTATTTACCTCCTCTCTGGTGGTGAAAAGGCCTTGACTGCCATTGCCTTGGTATTCTCGCTCTTCCTCCTGAACCCAGCCCCATTTTGCTTACTCGATGAGGTAGACGCTCCATTGGATGATGCAAATACCTTGCGTTATGCAAATCTAGTTGCCAAAATGTCAGATAAGACACAGTTTTTGTTTATCTCTCATAACAAGATCACTATGGAAATCGCTCATCAACTCATTGGCGTCACTATGCAAGAGCAGGGTGTATCCCGCATTGTTGCGGTGGATATTTCTTCTGCTGTTTCAATGGTGGAGGCCGCCTAA